From a region of the Theobroma cacao cultivar B97-61/B2 chromosome 8, Criollo_cocoa_genome_V2, whole genome shotgun sequence genome:
- the LOC18592126 gene encoding F-box protein At1g78280 isoform X2 yields the protein MEISQQSHTFSLEDRRADALGNLKSLPDELICTILDYLTPRDIARLACVSSVMYIFCNEEPLWMSLCLKKVNGPLQYKGFWKKTVLHLENLANEFIEHCRKPLQFDGFSSLFLYRRLYRCHTTLDGFSFDDGNVERQKDLSAEQFHREYDGNKPVLLTGLADTWPARNTWTIDQLLLKYGDTAFKISQRTPGKVSMKFKDYVSYMKVQHDEDPLYIFDDKFGEAAPGLLKDYNVPKIFQEDFFDVLERDSRPPFRWLIIGPGRSGASWHVDPALTSAWNTLLCGRKRWALYPPGRVPLGVTVHVNDEDGDVNIDTPSSLQWWLDFYPLLADEDKPIECTQLPGETIFVPSGWWHCVLNLETTVAVTQNFVNSKNFEFVCLDMAPGYCHKGVCRAGLLALDEGSLENIEKNMSFDKDNFSYSDLTRKEKRVRTLRSQYSENHKGITNGANKSYNLWKQDFSYDINFLAVFLDRERDHYTSPWSSGNCIGPREMREWLSKLWVGKPGMRELIWKGACLAVNADKWLECLGKICFFHNLPFPNDNEKLPVGTGSNPVYVMDEYVVKIFVEGGLESSIYGLGTELEFYSALCEVNSPLKNHIPNVFASGILHLENGSCKIDCWDGKEVPGVIGKCNLIPEEDKCDVFPFGVWSKKLFEYRKAGSLACGADSSAGSTSIWPYLITKRCKGKIFAQLRDVLSWEDVLNLASFLGEQLQNLHLLPSPSLSISNLSDVEKKRDLPFANGMDMEYVSNESDIPVEWQIFARTLSRKKKDASIRLNKWLLESYIHSTHIHLYFYPVIPSKEGFSPWLNLHYCVELIVASCI from the exons ATGGAAATTTCTCAGCAATCTCATACTTTCTCGCTCGAAGACCGCCGAGCCGATGCCCTCGGCAACCTCAAATCCCTTCCCGACGAACTCATCTGCACCATCTTAGATTACCTCACTCCTCGAGACATCGCTCGTCTCGCTTGCGTTAGCAG TGTTATGTATATATTCTGCAATGAAGAACCGCTTTGGATGAGTCTTTGCCTCAAGAAAGTCAACGGTCCACTTCAATACAAAGGCTTCTGGAAAAAGACAGTCTTGCATTT AGAGAATTTGGCGAATGAATTTATAGAACATTGCAGAAAACCATTGCAGTTTGATG gATTTAGCTCTTTATTCTTATACAGAAGATTATATCGATGCCATACTACATTAGACGGGTTTTCTTTTGATGATGGAAATGTCGAAAGACAGAAAGACCTATCTGCGGAACAGTTTCATCGTGAATATGATGGGAATAAACCG GTTTTGCTCACTGGATTAGCCGATACTTGGCCTGCAAGGAATACTTGGACAATAGACCAGCTACTGCTGAAATATGGAGATACAGCATTCAAGATTTCTCAAAGAACCCCTGGAaaagtttcaatgaaattcaAGGATTACGTATCATACATGAAAGTACAGCATGATGAGGATCctctttatatttttgatgataag TTTGGGGAAGCTGCACCAGGCTTGTTGAAGGATTACAATGTGCccaaaatatttcaagaagacttttttgatgttttagaaagaGATAGTCGACCACCATTCAGATGGCTTATCATTGGACCAGGGAGGTCTGGTGCCTCTTGGCATGTTGATCCAGCACTTACCAGTGCCTGGAATACTCTTCTGTGTGGCCGTAAAAG GTGGGCACTGTATCCTCCTGGAAGAGTACCTTTGGGTGTCACGGTGCATGTAAATGACGAAGATGGTGATGTTAACATTGATACTCCATCCTCGCTGCAG TGGTGGCTTGATTTTTATCCACTTCTTGCTGATGAAGACAAGCCAATTGAGTGTACCCAACTACCTGGGGAGACAATTTTTGTTCCAAGTGGATGGTGGCACTGTGTCCTGAATCTGGAAACAACGGTTGCTGTGACacaaaattttgtaaattccaaaaattttgaatttgtatGTCTAGATATGGCTCCTGGTTACTGCCATAAAGGAGTTTGCCGTGCTGGGTTGCTTGCTCTTGATGAAGGCAGTCTAGAGAACATCGAAAAGAACATGTCCTTTGACAAAGACAATTTTAGTTACTCAGACCTAACGAGGAAAGAGAAGAGGGTCAGAACTCTAAGATCTCAATACAGTGAGAATCACAAAGGAATTACTAATGGTGCCAATAAAAGCTATAATCtatggaaacaagatttttcttatgATATAAATTTCTTGGCCGTGTTTCTGGATCGAGAGAGGGACCACTATACTTCTCCATGGAGCTCAGGCAACTGCATAGGACCACGAGAAATGAGGGAATGGCTTTCCAAGCTTTGGGTCGGAAAACCAGGAATGAGAGAGCTGATTTGGAAG GGAGCATGTCTTGCAGTAAATGCCGACAAATGGCTGGAATGCTTGGGGAAAATCTGTTTCTTTCACAATTTGCCTTTCCCCAACGATAATGAGAAGCTTCCTGTAGGAACAGGCAGCAATCCT GTCTATGTCATGGATGAATatgtggtcaaaatctttgttgaaGGAGGGCTGGAATCTTCAATATATGGTTTAGGCACTGAG CTTGAATTCTACAGTGCTCTTTGTGAAGTCAACTCACCTCTGAAAAACCACATCCCTAATGTATTTGCTAGTGGGATTCTGCATTTGGAAAATGGATCTTGCAAAATTGATTGTTGGGATGGTAAAGAAGTGCCTGGTGTGATTGGAAAGTGCAATTTGATTCCAGAGGAGGACAAATGTGATGTTTTCCCTTTTGGTGTATGGAGCAAGAAACTGTTTGAATACAGAAAAGCTGGATCACTAGCATGTGGAGCAGATAGTTCAGCTGGATCTACAAGTATTTGGCCTTACCTTATAACAAAGCGTTGCAAAGGAAAGATATTTGCTCAGTT AAGAGATGTACTATCATGGGAAGATGTGCTTAACTTAGCTTCATTTTTAGGAGAGCAGCTACAAAATCTTCATCTTTTGCCCTCTCCTTCTTTGAGCATTTCAAATCTTTCAGATGTTGAGAAGAAAAGGGATTTGCCTTTTGCCAATGGCATGGACATGGAGTATGTCTCGAACGAATCAGATATTCCAGTTGAATGGCAAATCTTTGCAAGAACTCTAAGTCGGAAGAAGAAGGATGCTTCCATCCGCTTGAATAAATG GCTTCTGGAGAGCTATATCCACAGTACACACATTCACCTGTACTTCTATCCTGTTATACCGTCAAAAGAGGGGTTTTCTCCATGGTTAAATCTTCACTACTGTGTGGAACTCATTGTGGCTTCTTGTATATAA